In the Sulfobacillus thermosulfidooxidans DSM 9293 genome, GGTTAGTAAATCTAAAACATCATAGACAGGTCCCCGGTAGGCATTTTCGATGGGCAATAATCCCACCGCATTGGGGTTGTCTTGCAAGGCCTGGAAGGTCTCGGCAAACGTGGGAAACCCTTGGGGCATCGCATTCGGCCAATGTGACAGAATGGCCGCTTCACTAAACGCACCCGGAGACCCCTGATAATAAACGACGGTTCCGTCAATCATGCAGTAGCCACATCCGTGTCGTATACCGGAACACCTGAGGACCGGGAATATTCACGGAAGGCAGTTAAGACCTTAGCCGTTATGGGGCCCACGCGGCCCGTGCCAATGACACGTCCGTCACACATCACAGCCGGAATCACTTCAGCAGCCGTTCCCGTTAAGAAACATTCATCAGCCGTATATAAGTCATGCAACGTAATGTTTTCTTCCCTGCAAGTAATCCCCATCTCTCGCGCTAGCGCGATAACAACCTGACGTGTTATCCCATTGAGAATCCCCGCATATGTTGGAGGAGTGATCAAGGCACCTTGGCGAACAATAAAGATATTGTCTCCCGTGCCTTCCACAACATAGCCCTGGTGATTAAGCAGTACGACTTCGGGAAGTCCGCGCAAGTTAGCCTCAATCTTGGCCAAAATATTATTCAAGTAATTTAAAGATTTTATAGAAGGGTTTAAGACATCGGTAGCCGGACGCCTCGTTGATACCGCGGCCAACTCTAAACCGCGTTGATAAAGTTCCTCAGGATATAATGAAATCCGATCCGCGATAATAATAACACTAGGATGCGAACATTTCGTTGGGTCCAAACCTAAATCCCCTGGTCCGCGGGACACAACAAGACGAATATAGGCATCTGTAAGACCGTTCTCGCGAACGGTCGCACAGACAGCCTCCGCAAGTTCTTCGCGCGTATATGGAATATCTAATAGGATACTTTTGGCGGAATCAAATAAACGGTCTAAGTGTTCTTCCAGTTTAAAGACACGGCCTTCGTAGGCCCGAATACCTTCAAAGATGCCGTCCCCATAAAGAAACCCATGATCGAACACGGACACACGTGCTTCAGTAGCGGGTACCATGGCCCCATTGAAGAAGATCTTTAGTTCACTCATTATGCGCGCCTCCTGTATATGCATCTCTTGCGGTATCCCATCTTAACCTTCTAGCACCATCGATAATGGTTGCCCAGCAGGAACCATGGGAAATACGTGTTCATCTTTGGGGACCATTACTTCCAACAATACCGGGCCATTAATGGACTCCATAATGCGCAAAGCTTCGTCTAACGCTTCTTCAGAATTTACACTAAATCCATGAATACCAAAGGACTCAGCTAAGCGAACAAAATCGGGATTCACCAAGTCTACACCGATACGGCGTTTGCCATGAAACAGATCTTGCCATTGCCGTACCATGCCGTGTCCCTCATTGTTCAACACAATCATCCAGATAGGAATATTGTATTGAGCGACGGTGGCTAACTCTTGGAGATTCATTTGGAAACTCCCATCTCCAGCAATTAAAATGACGCGATTATTCCCCGCAGCAAATTGTGCTCCCATAGCGGCTGGAAACCCATATCCCATGGTTCCCGCTCCACCCGAGGTAAGAAATGTGCGAGGCTTTTCTCGACGGAGAAAGAGTGCTCCCCACATTTGATGTTGTCCCACCTCGGTGACCACAATGTCATCCGGTCGTAAATGACGGTTGATGACCTGCATCACCGCAGGAGATGCGATGGTCCCTTCAGGTGCCGGATTAATTCGTAATGGGTGAGACGCTTTCCACTGATTAATCGTATCCCACCATTCGGAATGCGTCGTATTCGGTACGATTTTCAGCATTTTCGGTAAAACGCGCCGCAAATCCCCATGAATAGCGACGTTGGGCCGAACCAACTTGCTTAATTCGGCGGCATCCACATCCACATGAATAATCCGTGCATTAGGCGCAAACTCATCCAGTTTTCCGGTGACCCGGTCATCGAACCGAGCACCTAATGCAATAACCAAATCGGCATGTTGCATGGCATTGTTAGCATACCAGGTCCCATGCATCCCTAACATCCCCAGTGCCTTGGGATGTGTACTGGGGAAAGCTCCAATGCCCATTAAGGTGTGTGCAACAGGACAATCATAGGTTTCTGCAAATTGCATGACATAATCTTGCGTGCCACTCGAGACAACCCCTCCACCCACATACAGTAAGGGCCGCGAGGCCGAACGCAAGTAGGATTTGGCTCGTGCCCATGTAATCGGCTTTTCTTCCCATTCGCTTTCAGGTGCGTCTTTTGCCGGCAAACCCTTCCATTCCGGACACTCCATGAATTGAATATTTTTTGGGAATTCAACAACAACTGGTCCCGGACGTCCGCTACGGGCCGTCTCCCATGCTTGCAGCAGGACATCCGCCACTTCTTGGGGATCCGTTATACGCCAACTATGCTTAACAACGGGCATCGTCATACTAAACAAGTCAGCTTCTTGAAAGGCATCAGTCCCTATTAACGTTGTCGGCACTTGCCCTAAAATCAGAACTACTGGTACAGAATCAGTCATAGCCGTGACCAGTCCGGTAATAACATTGGTGCCTCCAGGTCCCGAGGTTGCCAAAACGATAGCCGGTTTTCCCGTGACTCGTGCATAACCATCCGCCGCATGGATGGATGCCGCTTCATGGCGAGAAACCACAAATTCAATGGCATCATTTTGACGTGTCGCTAACGCATCAACGAGCGGCAAAATTGCGCCACCAGGAACTCCAAACACAACCGTGGTACCTAACCGCGACAATACTTCCCAGGTTAACTCTGCTCCAGTCATGATATCTTCCTCCTTTGCCAAATGTGTTCAAGACGTTGTATGACCGCCTGGGTAAATTCTTCAGTGCTGGCATTGCCCCCCAGGTCAGGCGTATGAGGCCCTTCCGCCAAACTTTCAGCCACAGCCGATTCAATCAACTGTTGAGCTTCTGACTCTGACCAACTCCACCCCACAAGATAGGCTAGGGATAACATGGCCCCTGTCGGATTGGCGATGCCTTTTCCGGCAATATCCGGCGCTGAGCCGTGCACCGGCTCGAACAAGCCCCGTGTTCCAGGCGTTCCGGCCACGGACGATGAACCGAGAAGTCCTAATGAACCCACTAAGCCTCCCGCCAAGTCGCTTAGGATATCGCCAAACAAGTTTTCCGTCACAATGACTTGATACCGGTCGGGGTTCAAGACTAAATCCATAGCGGAGGCATCAACATAACGGTGCACAACCGGCACATCGGGAAATTGCTTGGACAATTCATCAGTCACTTCACGCCATACCCGTGAGCTTTCTAAGACGTTAGCCTTATCAACAGATGTTAGGGTCAGGTGATGATCTCGTGCATACTCAAAAGCCAACTTGATAATGCGCCACATTTCCGAACGCCGATATTGCAAGGTATCAATCACTTCGAGATCTCCGGGCAAAAACCGGCGCCCTCTGGGCTCACCAAAATACAATCCTCCCGTTAGTTCCCGAAAAATAATGCCATCAACCTGGGCCTTGCGTAATGGGGAAAGATGCTCTAGCCCTTTAAAAACGTGATAGGGACGCAAATTGGCCCATAATCCCATGTATTGACGCATCGCGAGCAGACCAGCCTCAGGTCTTTTGGGTGCCTGGTCCCATTTGGGTCCACCGACAGCTCCTAGTAATACCGCGGAAGCTTTGTCGATAGCCCTTTGCGTTTTTTCCGGAAATGGATCCCCATAAGTATCGATAGCAGTTCCGCCAATATCGGCGCGCTCTATTTCAACAACCCATCCCCCAATTTCCGCCACCCTATCGAGAACTTGTAATGCAGCGCCTGTAACTTCTGGTCCGATACCGTCCCCTGCCAAAACTAAAAGTTGGTGATTCGCCATAGTATCCTCCTAAATAAGCTCTGTCTTTATGCCACGACATTTTGGACCCGCTCAAAGAGATAGGCTAAGGCCTCATGAAGCGCCACAGCTGTGGCCTTCATCACATCACTGTCTGCTGCTTGGCCCCGAGTTTCGCAATCATATCCATGAATTTCGACACGAACTGAGGCGAGCCCCGCTTCTCCGGGTGAAATCGGTGCCAGATGATATGAGGTTAATTGCACATGATCCAGCGACAGGGCCCGCGCAAAAGCTTGAAAGAGAGCATGTACAGGCCCATCGCCACTTCCGGAGTCCTCGCGAATTTCTTGGCCAACGCGGACGGAAACATAAGCCACAGGCCGATTATGGCTTCCTGTACTGACTTGCCAATGAACTAATTCCGTATTACGTGAGCGGCGAACTTGCCCAACTTCTTCTTGCCAGATCGCTTCTAAGTCCTGATCGTTGATATCACTCTTCAGTTCTCCTAACGTTTTCACGCGCTGCTGGATCTGGTCAATTTGGCTTGGGGTGGCATGAAGACCCAATTCTTCTAAGCGCTGACGCAAAGCATGACGGCCTGAATGTTTACCTAACACAAGCTTGGTCATGCCCCAACCGACGGCTTCAGGCGTTAAGATTTCATAGGTTGAACGATCTTTCAACATGCCATCTTGATGAATACCGGATTCATGGCGAAAGGCGTTCTTGCCCACAATGGCTTTATTGGGCTGCACTGGCATTCCCGTTAACTGACTGACTAATTGGCTTGCCCGGTAAATTTCTTGGGTCTTGATGTGATGCTGGACATGATATTGGTCCTGTCTTGCGGTTAAGGTCATGACAACTTCTTCTAAAGAAGCATTTCCCGCGCGTTCACCAATACCGTTGATCGCCACTTCCACCTGACGGCACCCTGCTTCAATGCCCGACAAGGAATTCGCGACGGCCAAGCCCAAATCATCGTGACAATGA is a window encoding:
- the ilvE gene encoding branched-chain-amino-acid transaminase produces the protein MSELKIFFNGAMVPATEARVSVFDHGFLYGDGIFEGIRAYEGRVFKLEEHLDRLFDSAKSILLDIPYTREELAEAVCATVRENGLTDAYIRLVVSRGPGDLGLDPTKCSHPSVIIIADRISLYPEELYQRGLELAAVSTRRPATDVLNPSIKSLNYLNNILAKIEANLRGLPEVVLLNHQGYVVEGTGDNIFIVRQGALITPPTYAGILNGITRQVVIALAREMGITCREENITLHDLYTADECFLTGTAAEVIPAVMCDGRVIGTGRVGPITAKVLTAFREYSRSSGVPVYDTDVATA
- the ilvB gene encoding biosynthetic-type acetolactate synthase large subunit, translated to MTGAELTWEVLSRLGTTVVFGVPGGAILPLVDALATRQNDAIEFVVSRHEAASIHAADGYARVTGKPAIVLATSGPGGTNVITGLVTAMTDSVPVVLILGQVPTTLIGTDAFQEADLFSMTMPVVKHSWRITDPQEVADVLLQAWETARSGRPGPVVVEFPKNIQFMECPEWKGLPAKDAPESEWEEKPITWARAKSYLRSASRPLLYVGGGVVSSGTQDYVMQFAETYDCPVAHTLMGIGAFPSTHPKALGMLGMHGTWYANNAMQHADLVIALGARFDDRVTGKLDEFAPNARIIHVDVDAAELSKLVRPNVAIHGDLRRVLPKMLKIVPNTTHSEWWDTINQWKASHPLRINPAPEGTIASPAVMQVINRHLRPDDIVVTEVGQHQMWGALFLRREKPRTFLTSGGAGTMGYGFPAAMGAQFAAGNNRVILIAGDGSFQMNLQELATVAQYNIPIWMIVLNNEGHGMVRQWQDLFHGKRRIGVDLVNPDFVRLAESFGIHGFSVNSEEALDEALRIMESINGPVLLEVMVPKDEHVFPMVPAGQPLSMVLEG
- the leuB gene encoding 3-isopropylmalate dehydrogenase — protein: MANHQLLVLAGDGIGPEVTGAALQVLDRVAEIGGWVVEIERADIGGTAIDTYGDPFPEKTQRAIDKASAVLLGAVGGPKWDQAPKRPEAGLLAMRQYMGLWANLRPYHVFKGLEHLSPLRKAQVDGIIFRELTGGLYFGEPRGRRFLPGDLEVIDTLQYRRSEMWRIIKLAFEYARDHHLTLTSVDKANVLESSRVWREVTDELSKQFPDVPVVHRYVDASAMDLVLNPDRYQVIVTENLFGDILSDLAGGLVGSLGLLGSSSVAGTPGTRGLFEPVHGSAPDIAGKGIANPTGAMLSLAYLVGWSWSESEAQQLIESAVAESLAEGPHTPDLGGNASTEEFTQAVIQRLEHIWQRRKIS
- a CDS encoding 2-isopropylmalate synthase, which codes for MTDTVRIFDTTLRDGEQSPGVALSTQEKLAIAEQLARLGVDYLEAGFPQASPGDFEAVSRIAENIKGPTITALARCNRQDIEQAARALEKADKARIHVFIATSPIHMQAKLRMTPEQVLERIDQMVRVARMYVDDVEFSCEDATRSQVEFLVQAGRLAVDAGATTLNFPDTVGYTTPREYFQLITHLRKAIADPRITLSVHCHDDLGLAVANSLSGIEAGCRQVEVAINGIGERAGNASLEEVVMTLTARQDQYHVQHHIKTQEIYRASQLVSQLTGMPVQPNKAIVGKNAFRHESGIHQDGMLKDRSTYEILTPEAVGWGMTKLVLGKHSGRHALRQRLEELGLHATPSQIDQIQQRVKTLGELKSDINDQDLEAIWQEEVGQVRRSRNTELVHWQVSTGSHNRPVAYVSVRVGQEIREDSGSGDGPVHALFQAFARALSLDHVQLTSYHLAPISPGEAGLASVRVEIHGYDCETRGQAADSDVMKATAVALHEALAYLFERVQNVVA